Proteins encoded within one genomic window of Ideonella dechloratans:
- a CDS encoding cyanophycin metabolism-associated DUF1854 family protein, producing the protein MTLNPSEIPEFQLQRNALGRLVYTGADGVAHEGITPVRAFPLSAPDEGVSLVATTGQELAWLPRLSQVPQAQRALLEEELAGREFMPVVQRLRSVSTFSTPSTWTVDTDRGPATLVLKVEEDIRRLPQRGRLLITSAHGIVFLVPDLNALDRHSKRLLERFL; encoded by the coding sequence ATGACCCTGAACCCTTCCGAGATCCCCGAGTTTCAACTGCAGCGCAACGCCCTGGGCCGGCTGGTCTACACCGGTGCCGACGGCGTGGCCCACGAGGGCATCACCCCGGTGCGGGCCTTCCCGCTGTCGGCGCCCGACGAGGGCGTTTCCCTGGTGGCCACCACCGGGCAGGAACTGGCCTGGCTGCCCCGCCTGTCCCAGGTGCCGCAGGCCCAGCGGGCGCTGCTGGAGGAGGAACTGGCCGGCCGTGAGTTCATGCCGGTGGTCCAGCGCCTGCGCAGCGTCTCCACCTTCTCCACCCCCAGCACCTGGACGGTGGACACCGACCGGGGGCCCGCCACCCTGGTGCTCAAGGTGGAGGAGGACATCCGCCGCCTGCCTCAGCGCGGCCGTCTGCTGATCACCAGCGCCCACGGCATCGTCTTCCTGGTGCCCGATCTCAACGCCCTGGACCGCCATTCCAAGCGCCTGCTGGAACGGTTCCTGTAA
- a CDS encoding methyl-accepting chemotaxis protein produces the protein MFRSLTFKKKILALGGTAVLAMVLMAVLALNLVSRYIEDGRRAELVAVVRAAQSQIDGFRAKAQAGKMSEADAQEAAKDALRSIRYGDSGKDYVYIWDLEGRSVMHPFKPEWAGQSMLGKIPDGAGGDLIGRLVQGVKDSKDGTAFVLAMFPRPGQTVAVDKLQYVSKIEGWNWLVGSGLYMDDLAAQVRSAALQAGALLLVLLAVVGAVAYGVGRSVLNQIGGDPADAQRAMDEVAQGNLAVALPPADKGSLIGALHTMVASLRDTVTQVHQSVESISVASREIATGNADLSARTEQTASNLQETASSMEQLTGTVRQSADAARTANQLASSAAGVAEEGGRVVNDVVHTMNDINHASQKIADIIGVIDGIAFQTNILALNAAVEAARAGEQGRGFAVVAGEVRSLAQRSAEAAKEIKTLIGASVEKVETGARLVGQAGSTMGEIVSSVRRVTDVVGEITAAAAEQSQGIGEVNLAVTNLDQMTQQNAALVEESAAAAESLREQAHRLSEVVSRFRLGHEAAPRPAAAAPVAPAKPHQFAAPSPQKPVASAAKPGVRAAVKPVVKPVAPAATPVRPVEAPVMASAAAEDGDWTSF, from the coding sequence ATGTTCCGATCCCTGACATTCAAGAAGAAGATCCTCGCCTTGGGCGGCACCGCGGTGCTGGCCATGGTGCTGATGGCCGTGCTGGCCCTCAACCTGGTTTCGCGCTACATCGAGGACGGCCGTCGCGCCGAACTGGTGGCGGTGGTGCGCGCGGCCCAGTCGCAGATCGATGGTTTCCGCGCCAAGGCCCAGGCCGGCAAGATGAGCGAGGCCGATGCCCAGGAGGCCGCCAAGGATGCGCTGCGCTCGATCCGCTACGGCGACAGTGGCAAGGACTATGTCTACATCTGGGATCTGGAGGGTCGCTCGGTGATGCATCCCTTCAAGCCGGAGTGGGCAGGGCAGTCCATGCTCGGCAAGATCCCCGATGGCGCAGGGGGCGATCTGATTGGCCGATTGGTCCAAGGGGTCAAGGACAGCAAGGACGGCACTGCCTTCGTGCTGGCCATGTTCCCCCGTCCCGGCCAGACCGTGGCGGTCGACAAGCTGCAGTACGTGTCCAAGATCGAGGGCTGGAACTGGCTGGTCGGCTCCGGCCTGTACATGGATGATCTGGCCGCCCAGGTGCGTTCGGCCGCCCTGCAGGCCGGAGCGCTGCTGCTGGTGCTGCTGGCGGTGGTGGGCGCGGTGGCCTACGGCGTGGGCCGCAGCGTGCTGAACCAGATCGGCGGCGACCCGGCCGATGCCCAGCGCGCCATGGACGAGGTGGCCCAGGGCAATCTGGCGGTGGCCCTGCCGCCGGCCGACAAGGGCAGCCTGATCGGAGCGCTGCACACCATGGTGGCTTCGCTGCGCGACACGGTGACCCAGGTGCACCAGTCGGTCGAGAGCATCTCGGTGGCCTCCCGCGAGATCGCCACCGGCAACGCCGACCTGAGCGCCCGCACCGAGCAGACCGCGTCCAACCTGCAGGAGACGGCCAGTTCGATGGAGCAGCTGACCGGCACCGTGCGCCAGAGCGCCGATGCGGCCCGCACCGCCAATCAGCTGGCGTCGTCCGCTGCCGGCGTGGCGGAAGAGGGCGGCCGGGTGGTCAACGATGTCGTGCACACCATGAACGACATCAACCACGCCAGCCAGAAGATCGCCGACATCATCGGCGTCATCGACGGCATCGCCTTCCAGACCAACATCCTGGCCCTGAACGCGGCGGTGGAGGCCGCGCGGGCCGGCGAGCAGGGCCGCGGCTTTGCCGTCGTGGCCGGCGAGGTGCGCAGCCTGGCCCAGCGCAGCGCAGAGGCCGCCAAGGAGATCAAGACCCTGATCGGCGCCAGCGTCGAGAAGGTGGAAACCGGTGCGCGCCTGGTGGGCCAGGCCGGCAGCACCATGGGCGAGATCGTCTCCTCCGTGCGCCGGGTGACCGACGTGGTGGGCGAGATCACCGCGGCGGCGGCCGAGCAGAGCCAGGGCATCGGCGAGGTCAACCTGGCCGTCACCAACCTCGACCAGATGACGCAGCAGAACGCCGCGCTGGTGGAAGAGTCGGCCGCGGCGGCCGAGAGCCTGCGCGAGCAGGCCCACCGTCTGTCCGAGGTGGTCAGCCGCTTCCGCCTGGGCCACGAGGCCGCGCCGCGTCCGGCCGCCGCCGCCCCGGTGGCCCCGGCCAAGCCGCATCAGTTCGCGGCGCCGAGCCCCCAGAAGCCGGTGGCCAGCGCCGCCAAGCCGGGGGTCCGGGCGGCCGTCAAACCGGTGGTCAAGCCGGTCGCGCCCGCGGCGACGCCGGTCCGCCCGGTCGAAGCCCCGGTCATGGCCTCGGCCGCAGCCGAGGACGGCGACTGGACCTCGTTCTGA
- a CDS encoding ion transporter produces the protein MTVSDPTSSAPQGRPADVLTARLGRPDEGWRRRLYTVIFEADTRAGRAFDLTLIGLILLSIGVVMADSVVEIRARHGTLLTVLEWTLTLLFTAEYLARLLCVRHPLRYARSFYGVIDLLAVLPTYLAVLVPGLHALIDVRVLRLLRIFRILKLGAYVAEYGALGAALWATRRKILVFLTFVLMVAVVLGTLMYVVEGPANGFTSIPVSIYWAITTVTTVGFGDITPKTDLGRLISSMMMLLGWGTLAVPTGIVSAEFAARRGQEPTTRHCPDCLSEGHLPSARYCRDCGARLPPWQRDPS, from the coding sequence ATGACCGTTTCCGACCCCACCTCGTCCGCCCCGCAGGGCCGTCCGGCCGATGTTCTGACGGCCCGCCTGGGCCGCCCCGACGAGGGCTGGCGGCGTCGGCTCTACACCGTCATCTTCGAGGCCGACACCCGGGCCGGCCGGGCCTTCGACCTGACGCTGATCGGCCTGATCCTGCTGAGCATCGGCGTGGTGATGGCCGACAGCGTGGTGGAGATCCGGGCGCGCCACGGCACCCTGCTGACGGTGCTGGAGTGGACCCTGACCCTGCTCTTCACGGCCGAGTACCTGGCGCGCCTGCTGTGTGTGCGCCACCCGCTGCGCTATGCGCGCAGCTTCTACGGCGTGATCGACCTGCTGGCGGTGCTGCCCACCTACCTGGCGGTGCTGGTGCCGGGGCTGCACGCGCTGATCGACGTGCGGGTGCTGCGCCTGCTGCGCATCTTCCGGATCCTCAAGCTCGGGGCCTATGTGGCCGAGTACGGCGCCCTGGGGGCGGCCCTGTGGGCCACCCGGCGCAAGATCCTGGTCTTCCTGACCTTCGTGCTGATGGTGGCCGTGGTGCTGGGCACCCTGATGTACGTTGTCGAGGGGCCGGCCAACGGCTTCACCAGCATCCCGGTGTCGATCTACTGGGCCATCACCACGGTCACCACCGTGGGCTTCGGGGACATCACGCCCAAGACCGATCTGGGGCGGCTGATCTCATCGATGATGATGCTGTTGGGCTGGGGCACGCTGGCGGTGCCCACCGGCATCGTCAGCGCGGAATTCGCGGCGCGTCGCGGCCAGGAGCCGACCACGCGCCACTGCCCCGACTGCCTCAGCGAGGGCCACCTGCCTTCGGCCCGTTATTGCCGCGATTGCGGGGCCCGCCTGCCCCCTTGGCAGCGCGATCCGTCCTGA
- a CDS encoding ProQ/FINO family protein, which yields MTSMPTPPAADQPTPPEADALAPSAAAPAPSDTVADTPVAAAPEAPAAPVAAAPAMSAAECAEQLKQRFPALFAGAPKPLKLRVQADIQARAPGVFTKAVLSAFLRRHTGGTGYLIALSRASHRLDLDGQPTDPVSDEHRQAALDELARRRAITQARRAEEDQARRDRAHLLRDFEKTTLTEANFCALKGLTPEQLQATLAQARQEAAEAPPREMRHEGRGPRPDSRGPREGRRDGDRPPFRTDRAAKGAGGPRNRGNNGPKAGGPR from the coding sequence ATGACCTCGATGCCCACGCCGCCCGCGGCGGACCAGCCGACCCCGCCCGAGGCCGATGCCCTGGCCCCTTCTGCCGCTGCACCGGCCCCCAGCGACACGGTCGCGGACACCCCGGTCGCGGCCGCACCCGAGGCTCCGGCCGCCCCTGTGGCCGCCGCGCCGGCGATGAGTGCTGCCGAATGCGCCGAGCAGCTCAAGCAGCGCTTTCCGGCCCTGTTCGCGGGCGCACCCAAGCCGCTCAAGCTGCGCGTGCAGGCCGACATCCAGGCGCGGGCGCCCGGCGTGTTCACCAAGGCCGTGCTGTCGGCCTTCCTGCGCCGCCACACCGGTGGCACCGGCTACCTGATCGCCCTGAGCCGCGCCAGCCACCGGCTGGACCTGGACGGCCAGCCCACCGACCCGGTCAGTGACGAGCACCGCCAGGCCGCCCTGGACGAGCTGGCCCGGCGCCGCGCCATCACCCAGGCCCGGCGTGCCGAGGAGGACCAGGCCCGGCGCGACCGCGCCCACCTGCTGCGCGACTTCGAGAAGACCACGCTGACCGAGGCGAACTTCTGCGCGCTCAAGGGCCTGACGCCCGAGCAACTGCAGGCCACGCTGGCCCAGGCCCGCCAGGAAGCGGCCGAAGCCCCGCCGCGCGAGATGCGCCACGAGGGCCGCGGCCCGCGCCCGGACAGCCGGGGACCGCGGGAAGGCCGCCGCGACGGCGACCGGCCGCCGTTCAGGACGGATCGCGCTGCCAAGGGGGCAGGCGGGCCCCGCAATCGCGGCAATAACGGGCCGAAGGCAGGTGGCCCTCGCTGA
- a CDS encoding tetratricopeptide repeat protein: MRLSFACPDGRVRLTAAARAMLLAGSVGLAGCASQPAAPPPSPPWEDAAFAPVAVDTSARDLFALTPEMRHFLRSDLSVLLHMEGRQEGLYQALRSQRYLKLDYDAAHTRTAAESFRDRAGNCLSLVILSATLARDLGLSVSFQEVLGEDSWGLSGDFIVASGHVNLVLGQRAGVLLGDESQARVVDFLPSDRARGYRTRRVGETTLVAMYQNNRAAEALVEGRLDEAYAWARAAVRTEPRRSASLNTLGVVYQRRGLPTAAEQTWRLALDLAPDDTRVMGNLVALLQAQGRPEAAQPVQARLARLQSLAPFTHYREGLLAARAGNWPRTRDEMQQEIDRNPNFLEAQAWLAQAYLALGDLPEARRHLQRAAELGDTPADRSLYAAKLARLGQVRAP; this comes from the coding sequence ATGAGGCTGTCCTTTGCCTGCCCGGACGGTCGCGTCCGGCTCACCGCGGCGGCGCGGGCCATGCTGCTGGCCGGCAGCGTCGGCCTGGCCGGTTGCGCATCCCAGCCAGCCGCCCCGCCCCCCTCCCCTCCCTGGGAGGATGCCGCCTTCGCACCGGTGGCCGTGGACACCAGCGCCCGCGACCTCTTCGCCCTGACCCCGGAGATGCGCCACTTCCTGCGCAGCGACCTGAGCGTGCTGCTGCACATGGAAGGTCGGCAGGAGGGCCTCTACCAGGCCCTGCGCAGCCAGCGCTACCTGAAGCTCGACTACGACGCCGCCCACACCCGCACCGCGGCCGAATCCTTCCGCGACCGGGCCGGCAACTGCCTGTCCCTGGTCATCCTCTCGGCCACGCTGGCGCGCGACCTGGGCCTGTCGGTCAGCTTCCAGGAGGTGCTGGGCGAGGACAGCTGGGGCCTGTCGGGCGACTTCATCGTGGCCAGCGGCCATGTCAACCTGGTGCTGGGCCAGCGCGCCGGCGTGCTGCTGGGCGATGAGAGCCAGGCCCGGGTGGTGGACTTCCTGCCCAGCGACCGGGCGCGCGGCTACCGCACCCGCCGGGTGGGCGAGACCACCCTCGTCGCGATGTACCAGAACAACCGGGCGGCCGAGGCCTTGGTGGAAGGCCGGCTGGACGAGGCCTATGCCTGGGCCCGGGCGGCGGTGCGCACCGAGCCCCGGCGCAGCGCCAGCCTCAACACCCTGGGCGTGGTCTACCAGCGCCGCGGATTGCCGACCGCAGCGGAGCAGACCTGGCGCCTGGCCCTGGACCTGGCCCCGGACGACACCCGGGTGATGGGCAACCTGGTGGCGCTGCTGCAGGCCCAGGGGCGGCCCGAGGCGGCCCAGCCGGTGCAGGCGCGGCTGGCCCGGCTGCAGAGCCTGGCCCCCTTCACCCACTACCGGGAGGGCCTGCTGGCCGCACGCGCCGGCAACTGGCCCCGCACCCGCGACGAGATGCAGCAGGAGATCGACCGCAACCCGAACTTCCTGGAAGCCCAGGCCTGGCTGGCCCAGGCCTACCTGGCCCTGGGCGACCTGCCCGAGGCACGGCGCCATCTGCAGCGCGCCGCCGAGCTGGGCGACACCCCGGCGGACCGCTCGCTCTACGCAGCCAAGTTGGCCCGCCTGGGCCAGGTCCGGGCCCCCTGA
- a CDS encoding TOBE domain-containing protein — protein MASSRRSARPAAKPPLKGSISLQTPLGAVLSESRIRLLEAIDRVGSLNRAAREVPLSYKAAWDALDTMNQHAPEPLVVRATGGAGGGGTRLTDYARQLVALYRAMESSQQDILDRLPGVPAEGDAPALRTLIRRMSMRTSARNQLACRVQGLTDRGGLVDVALDLGQGDVFVATITPASAKSMALKVGDELYALVKAPWVQLRAKAPRRQAGRNRLAGTLMALQPGRTHTACTLQLGGGLTLEATVPNAEATTLRPGTPAWAEFATDSAVLVTFG, from the coding sequence ATGGCCTCTTCCCGACGTTCCGCCCGCCCTGCGGCCAAGCCGCCCCTGAAGGGCAGCATCTCGCTGCAGACGCCGCTGGGCGCGGTGCTCAGCGAAAGCCGCATCCGCCTGCTGGAGGCCATCGACCGGGTCGGCTCCCTCAACCGGGCCGCGCGCGAGGTGCCCCTGTCCTACAAGGCCGCCTGGGATGCGCTGGACACCATGAACCAGCATGCGCCCGAGCCCCTGGTGGTGCGCGCCACCGGCGGCGCGGGCGGCGGTGGCACCCGACTGACCGACTACGCGCGCCAGCTGGTGGCCCTGTACCGCGCCATGGAGAGTTCGCAGCAGGACATCCTCGACCGCCTGCCCGGGGTGCCCGCGGAAGGCGATGCACCGGCCCTGCGCACGCTGATCCGCCGCATGAGCATGCGCACCAGCGCGCGCAACCAGCTGGCCTGTCGTGTGCAGGGCCTGACGGACCGGGGCGGCCTGGTGGACGTGGCCCTGGACCTGGGCCAGGGCGATGTGTTCGTGGCCACCATCACCCCGGCCTCGGCCAAGTCGATGGCGCTCAAGGTCGGCGACGAACTCTATGCCCTGGTCAAGGCCCCCTGGGTGCAGCTGCGTGCAAAGGCGCCCCGGCGCCAGGCCGGCCGCAACCGGTTGGCCGGCACGCTCATGGCCTTGCAGCCCGGACGCACCCACACCGCCTGCACCCTGCAGCTGGGCGGCGGCCTGACGCTGGAGGCCACGGTGCCGAACGCCGAGGCAACGACCCTGCGACCGGGAACACCGGCCTGGGCCGAGTTCGCCACCGACAGCGCGGTGCTGGTCACCTTCGGCTGA
- a CDS encoding IscS subfamily cysteine desulfurase, which translates to METAKPIYLDYAATTPVDPRVVQAMVPYLYEQFGNPASRSHAYGWAAEEAVEIAREHVAALIGADPREIVWTSGATESDNLAIKGVAQFHKAKGRHLITVQTEHKAVLDTMRELEREGFEVSYLPVQSNGLLDLAVLEAAMRPDTLLVSVMAVNNEIGVVQDIDAIGRLCRSKGVLFHVDAAQATGKIPLDMHSQCVDLMSLSAHKSYGPKGIGALYVRRKPRVRIEAQMHGGGHERGMRSGTLPTHQIVGMGEAYRLAKEHMASENERIRALRDRLMAKLADIPEVIVNGDLTRRIPHNLNMSFTFVEGESLLMGIKGVAVSSGSACTSASLEPSYVLRALGLSDEVAHSSIRFSMGRFTTEQDIDRAAAQVRETVERLRGLSPLWDMHQAGIDLNSVQWAEH; encoded by the coding sequence ATGGAAACCGCCAAGCCGATCTATCTGGACTACGCAGCCACCACGCCGGTGGACCCGCGGGTGGTCCAGGCCATGGTCCCCTACCTGTACGAACAGTTCGGCAACCCGGCCTCGCGCAGCCACGCCTACGGCTGGGCCGCCGAAGAGGCGGTGGAGATCGCCCGGGAGCATGTGGCCGCGCTGATCGGCGCCGACCCGCGTGAGATCGTCTGGACCAGCGGCGCGACCGAGTCCGACAACCTCGCCATCAAGGGCGTGGCCCAGTTCCATAAGGCCAAGGGCAGGCACCTGATCACGGTGCAGACCGAGCACAAGGCCGTGCTGGACACCATGCGAGAACTGGAGCGCGAGGGCTTCGAGGTCAGCTACCTGCCGGTGCAGTCCAATGGACTGCTGGACCTGGCGGTGCTGGAGGCGGCGATGCGTCCGGACACCCTCCTCGTCTCCGTGATGGCCGTCAACAACGAGATCGGCGTGGTGCAGGACATCGACGCCATCGGCCGGCTCTGCCGCAGCAAGGGCGTGCTGTTCCATGTGGACGCGGCCCAGGCCACCGGCAAGATCCCGCTGGACATGCACAGCCAGTGCGTGGACCTGATGAGCCTGTCGGCCCACAAGAGCTACGGCCCCAAGGGCATCGGTGCGCTGTACGTGCGGCGCAAGCCCCGGGTGCGCATCGAGGCCCAGATGCACGGCGGCGGCCATGAGCGCGGCATGCGCTCGGGCACGCTGCCCACGCACCAGATCGTCGGCATGGGCGAGGCCTACCGCCTGGCCAAGGAGCACATGGCCAGCGAGAACGAGCGCATCCGGGCGCTGCGCGACCGGCTGATGGCCAAGCTGGCCGACATCCCCGAGGTCATCGTGAATGGCGACCTGACCCGGCGCATCCCGCACAACCTGAACATGAGCTTCACCTTCGTCGAAGGCGAGTCGTTGCTGATGGGCATCAAGGGCGTGGCGGTGTCCTCGGGCTCGGCCTGCACCTCGGCCAGCCTGGAGCCGAGTTACGTGCTGCGCGCCCTGGGCCTGTCCGACGAGGTGGCGCACAGCTCGATCCGCTTCTCGATGGGGCGCTTCACCACCGAACAGGACATCGACCGTGCCGCCGCCCAGGTGCGCGAGACGGTGGAGCGCCTGCGCGGCCTGAGCCCCCTGTGGGACATGCACCAGGCCGGCATCGACCTCAACTCGGTCCAGTGGGCCGAGCACTGA